A region from the Kineothrix sp. IPX-CK genome encodes:
- a CDS encoding CocE/NonD family hydrolase: protein MEQSEIKKADYICSLYTQLDAPCTHKIGDVREILLPMRDGVCLKTDVHFPKDVKSAPVILMRCCYTDMERELQVHAQEYCKRGYIFVVQWCRGIGGSQGKWEPNVNERLDGIDTVNWIKAQDFAEAIGYWGNSYLAYTGWCMADQVSGKVASMYLGVYGTDRYTSAYKDGLFRQDILTAWAMQNAGTPIEADYLESCRFKPQMKVDEKLWGTKLPWYKDWICNESRESDYWSSGLWKELKEIPSRVSIPIFIREGWYDHHLGSALVSYQSLPEETREHCVLQIGPWNHSYGIAVAKHDLSDLEDDSVSSPFLWFEQTLRKRELPEKKLSFYVIGQNKWESLNNYPVICDKIKTFYLAVGKEGQGALSLREEAGEDARIEYEYDPENPVFSHGAESLFHTTQSVGSLVQPLCGYRDDVISFVSPSIEKELFICGRINVKLHVSSDAQDTAFTAKISEVFPDGEAVNIRGSITTLAYRNNASTAMKYMPGNVVEINLEMWDIAWKLQEGSCLRLDVSSSDFPQYAVHSNYAGNWAKCMKTKKARQNIYMGKNYQSVIELPLLD, encoded by the coding sequence ATGGAACAGAGCGAGATAAAAAAAGCAGACTACATATGCTCGTTGTATACTCAGCTGGATGCTCCATGTACACATAAAATAGGTGACGTGAGAGAAATATTATTGCCGATGCGGGATGGTGTATGTTTGAAAACAGATGTGCATTTTCCGAAGGATGTAAAAAGTGCGCCGGTAATATTGATGCGCTGCTGTTATACTGATATGGAAAGAGAGTTGCAGGTACATGCACAGGAATATTGTAAAAGAGGATATATATTTGTTGTTCAGTGGTGCCGGGGCATAGGCGGATCGCAGGGTAAATGGGAGCCTAATGTAAATGAAAGACTTGACGGGATCGATACGGTGAATTGGATTAAGGCTCAAGACTTTGCAGAAGCTATAGGTTATTGGGGAAATTCTTACTTAGCCTATACAGGGTGGTGCATGGCTGATCAGGTGTCCGGGAAAGTGGCCTCCATGTATTTAGGCGTATATGGTACAGACAGATATACATCCGCGTATAAAGACGGTTTGTTCAGGCAGGATATTCTGACTGCCTGGGCGATGCAGAATGCGGGAACGCCAATTGAGGCGGATTATTTGGAGTCGTGCAGATTTAAACCGCAGATGAAGGTGGATGAGAAGCTGTGGGGTACTAAGCTTCCATGGTATAAGGACTGGATATGTAATGAGAGCAGAGAGAGCGACTATTGGAGCAGCGGCCTATGGAAAGAGCTGAAAGAAATCCCTTCCAGGGTCAGTATCCCGATTTTCATAAGAGAAGGGTGGTACGATCACCATTTGGGAAGTGCACTTGTCAGTTATCAAAGCCTGCCTGAAGAAACCAGAGAGCATTGCGTGCTGCAGATAGGACCTTGGAACCATAGCTATGGAATTGCTGTTGCAAAACATGATTTAAGCGATTTGGAAGATGACAGCGTTTCTTCGCCTTTTTTATGGTTTGAGCAGACGCTCAGAAAAAGAGAATTGCCTGAAAAGAAACTATCCTTCTATGTGATCGGGCAAAATAAGTGGGAAAGCTTAAATAACTATCCTGTTATATGCGACAAAATAAAGACCTTTTATCTGGCGGTAGGCAAGGAAGGTCAAGGTGCCTTAAGCCTCCGGGAAGAAGCCGGTGAGGATGCAAGAATAGAATATGAATATGATCCGGAGAATCCGGTATTTTCTCATGGTGCGGAATCCTTATTTCACACAACACAGAGTGTAGGAAGTTTGGTTCAACCGTTATGCGGGTATAGGGATGATGTGATCAGCTTCGTATCGCCGTCTATAGAAAAGGAGCTTTTTATATGCGGTCGTATCAATGTGAAATTACATGTGAGTTCCGATGCACAGGACACAGCTTTTACTGCAAAAATATCGGAGGTTTTTCCGGATGGTGAAGCAGTGAATATAAGAGGAAGCATTACCACTCTTGCTTACCGTAATAATGCTTCCACAGCAATGAAATATATGCCGGGAAATGTGGTGGAAATTAATTTGGAGATGTGGGATATTGCATGGAAGCTTCAAGAAGGCTCCTGTCTTCGTCTCGATGTTTCTTCTTCTGATTTTCCCCAATATGCAGTTCATAGTAATTATGCAGGCAACTGGGCGAAATGTATGAAAACAAAGAAAGCGAGACAAAATATTTATATGGGCAAGAATTATCAATCCGTTATCGAATTGCCCTTGCTGGACTGA
- the rsmA gene encoding 16S rRNA (adenine(1518)-N(6)/adenine(1519)-N(6))-dimethyltransferase RsmA, with product MTTLGTPTNTIEILKKYNFNFQKKFGQNFLIDSHVLEKIIAASGVTKEDCVLEIGPGIGTMTQYLAENAREVVAVEIDKALIPILNDTLSEYDNVTIINEDILKVDVNRIVQEKNGGKAIKVVANLPYYITTPIIMGLFESHVPLESITIMVQKEVADRMQVGPGTKDYGALSLAVQYYAKPEVMIQVPPTCFMPKPSVGSTVIKLTRYERPPVEADDENFMFSLIRASFNQRRKTLVNGLTNATNLKTGKADVLKALEEMKLPSAIRGEALTLAQFARLSNLLSR from the coding sequence ATGACCACCTTAGGAACCCCCACGAATACAATAGAAATACTAAAAAAATATAATTTCAATTTCCAAAAAAAATTCGGACAGAATTTTCTTATCGATAGTCATGTATTAGAGAAAATTATAGCAGCCTCCGGAGTCACGAAAGAGGACTGTGTGCTGGAAATAGGTCCCGGCATCGGAACGATGACCCAATATTTGGCGGAGAACGCGAGAGAAGTGGTTGCAGTGGAGATAGACAAGGCCCTTATACCAATACTTAACGATACTTTGTCTGAATATGACAATGTAACGATCATAAATGAGGACATCCTGAAAGTGGATGTTAATCGTATTGTACAGGAAAAAAATGGAGGAAAGGCCATAAAGGTGGTTGCAAATCTTCCATACTATATTACTACGCCCATTATTATGGGACTGTTTGAAAGCCATGTTCCGCTTGAGAGCATTACGATTATGGTACAGAAGGAGGTGGCGGACCGCATGCAGGTCGGTCCCGGAACGAAGGATTACGGAGCACTATCCCTTGCTGTGCAGTATTATGCGAAGCCGGAAGTAATGATTCAGGTACCGCCTACCTGCTTTATGCCTAAACCGAGCGTAGGAAGCACGGTAATCAAGCTGACCAGATACGAAAGGCCTCCGGTGGAGGCGGACGATGAGAACTTCATGTTTTCGCTTATACGTGCCTCCTTTAACCAGAGACGCAAAACGTTAGTGAACGGTCTTACCAATGCGACGAATCTAAAAACAGGAAAAGCCGATGTGCTTAAAGCGCTGGAAGAGATGAAACTACCCTCTGCGATTCGGGGAGAAGCGCTTACTTTGGCGCAGTTTGCCCGGCTTAGCAACCTGCTTTCCCGATAA